The Euphorbia lathyris chromosome 8, ddEupLath1.1, whole genome shotgun sequence genome has a window encoding:
- the LOC136202908 gene encoding UPF0057 membrane protein At4g30660-like: MPSGCAICCEVLIAILLPPLGVCLRHGCCTIEVLICLILTFLGYVPGIIYALYTIIFVNRDEFFDEHRRPLYSSSY; encoded by the exons ATGCCGAGTGGGTGTGCGATCTGCTGCGAAGTCCTCATCGCCATCTTGCTTCCTCCTCTCGGCGTTTGCCTCAGACATGGCTGTTGCACT ATTGAAGTCCTAATTTGCTTGATACTGACTTTTCTGGGTTACGTTCCTGGAATAATCTATGCCTTATACACCATCATTTTCGTCAATCGGGATGAGTTCTTCGATGAACACAGGCGCCCTCTTTATTCCTCATCGTATTAG